Proteins encoded together in one Telopea speciosissima isolate NSW1024214 ecotype Mountain lineage chromosome 6, Tspe_v1, whole genome shotgun sequence window:
- the LOC122665319 gene encoding protein DEFECTIVE IN MERISTEM SILENCING 3-like isoform X2 yields the protein MFQPNHQFLISPRALNPVERNDPFVIAESETQKEEFRKVEFVELQDDLQNLGLRIKHHEENIKFLKNYTKSLDKSILDIHGTLGKYHSSEVKNENENSNHFQTEDTIEQILRHEKSAAALLYLLKTRHGSQAPNLPFTKDVLGTVATLGRVDNDNLSRILSEYLGLETMLAIVCKTYEGVKAMELYDREGRINNSTGLHGLGSSMGRPMDGRFLVICLEDLRPYSGEFVADDPQRKISLLKPRLPNGECPTGFLGFAVNMIILDSANLSLLTGSGHGLRETLFYGLFSRLQVYRTRAEMLLAIPCISDGAVSLDGGIIRSNGIFYLGSRKDIEVRFPIGSGTTNLPLDYIQAEEKIKQMKWEKERLLEDMQREQALVNHVKSKYDSKKQEFVKFIAQSSHSPFQNQVPVGRDRSIIHR from the exons ATGTTTCAGCCCAACCACCAG TTCTTGATTTCTCCGAGAGCATTGAATCCTGTGGAACGGAATGACCCCTTTGTGATAGCGGAGAGTGAAACACAGAAGGAAGAATTTCGTAAGGTGGAGTTCGTT GAACTTCAGGATGATCTACAAAATTTAGGGCTGAGAATCAAACACCATGAAGAGAATATTAAATTTTTGAAGAACTACACAAAGAGCTTAGACAAATCAATTTTGGACATCCATG GTACTCTGGGGAAATACCATTCAAGTGAAGTTAAGAATGAAAATGAGAATAGCAACCACTTTCAAACTGAGGACACAATTGAACAGATACTACGGCATGAGAAATCTGCAGCTGCCTTATTATACCTGCTGAAAACTCGTCATGGGAGTCAGGCACCAAATCTACCCTTTACAAAGGATGTGTTGGGTACTGTAGCTACACTGGGCAGAGTAGATAATGATAACCTTAGTAG AATTCTGTCGGAGTATTTAGGTTTGGAGACTATGCTGGCAATCGTATGCAAGACATATGAAGGCGTTAAAGCTATGGAGTTGTATGACAGGGAAGGCAGGATCAATAACAGTACTGGTCTTCATGGACTTGGATCTTCAATGGGAAGGCCCATGGATGGCCGATTTCTAGTCATTTGTCTTGAAGATTTAAG GCCGTATTCTGGTGAGTTTGTAGCTGATGACCCGCAAAGGAAGATTTCTCTTCTGAAGCCAAGATTGCCAAATGGGGAGTGTCCAACTGGATTTCTTGGCTTTGCTGTGAATATGATCATTTTGGACAGTGCAAACTTATCTCTTCTCACTGGTAGTGGGCATGGCCTCAGGGAGACTCTATTCTATGGCCTTTTCTCACGGTTGCAAGTATATAGAACAAGAGCAGAAATGCTACTTGCTATCCCTTGCATTAGTGACGGTGCTGTCTCTTTGGATGGTGGAATCATTAGGAGCAATGGTATATTTTACCTGGGAAGTAG GAAAGACATAGAGGTGAGATTCCCAATAGGCTCTGGAACAACAAATCTTCCTCTGGACTACATACAAGCTGAGGAGAAGATCAAGCAAATGAAATGGGAAAAAGAGAGACTTCTTGAAGATATGCAAAGAGAGCAGGCATTGGTGAACCATGTAAAGAGCAAATATGATTCAAAAAAGCAAGAATTCGTCAAGTTCATAGCTCAAAGCTCACATAGTCCATTTCAG
- the LOC122665319 gene encoding protein DEFECTIVE IN MERISTEM SILENCING 3-like isoform X4 codes for MFQPNHQFLISPRALNPVERNDPFVIAESETQKEEFRKELQDDLQNLGLRIKHHEENIKFLKNYTKSLDKSILDIHGTLGKYHSSEVKNENENSNHFQTEDTIEQILRHEKSAAALLYLLKTRHGSQAPNLPFTKDVLGTVATLGRVDNDNLSRILSEYLGLETMLAIVCKTYEGVKAMELYDREGRINNSTGLHGLGSSMGRPMDGRFLVICLEDLRPYSGEFVADDPQRKISLLKPRLPNGECPTGFLGFAVNMIILDSANLSLLTGSGHGLRETLFYGLFSRLQVYRTRAEMLLAIPCISDGAVSLDGGIIRSNGIFYLGSRKDIEVRFPIGSGTTNLPLDYIQAEEKIKQMKWEKERLLEDMQREQALVNHVKSKYDSKKQEFVKFIAQSSHSPFQNQVPVGRDRSIIHR; via the exons ATGTTTCAGCCCAACCACCAG TTCTTGATTTCTCCGAGAGCATTGAATCCTGTGGAACGGAATGACCCCTTTGTGATAGCGGAGAGTGAAACACAGAAGGAAGAATTTCGTAAG GAACTTCAGGATGATCTACAAAATTTAGGGCTGAGAATCAAACACCATGAAGAGAATATTAAATTTTTGAAGAACTACACAAAGAGCTTAGACAAATCAATTTTGGACATCCATG GTACTCTGGGGAAATACCATTCAAGTGAAGTTAAGAATGAAAATGAGAATAGCAACCACTTTCAAACTGAGGACACAATTGAACAGATACTACGGCATGAGAAATCTGCAGCTGCCTTATTATACCTGCTGAAAACTCGTCATGGGAGTCAGGCACCAAATCTACCCTTTACAAAGGATGTGTTGGGTACTGTAGCTACACTGGGCAGAGTAGATAATGATAACCTTAGTAG AATTCTGTCGGAGTATTTAGGTTTGGAGACTATGCTGGCAATCGTATGCAAGACATATGAAGGCGTTAAAGCTATGGAGTTGTATGACAGGGAAGGCAGGATCAATAACAGTACTGGTCTTCATGGACTTGGATCTTCAATGGGAAGGCCCATGGATGGCCGATTTCTAGTCATTTGTCTTGAAGATTTAAG GCCGTATTCTGGTGAGTTTGTAGCTGATGACCCGCAAAGGAAGATTTCTCTTCTGAAGCCAAGATTGCCAAATGGGGAGTGTCCAACTGGATTTCTTGGCTTTGCTGTGAATATGATCATTTTGGACAGTGCAAACTTATCTCTTCTCACTGGTAGTGGGCATGGCCTCAGGGAGACTCTATTCTATGGCCTTTTCTCACGGTTGCAAGTATATAGAACAAGAGCAGAAATGCTACTTGCTATCCCTTGCATTAGTGACGGTGCTGTCTCTTTGGATGGTGGAATCATTAGGAGCAATGGTATATTTTACCTGGGAAGTAG GAAAGACATAGAGGTGAGATTCCCAATAGGCTCTGGAACAACAAATCTTCCTCTGGACTACATACAAGCTGAGGAGAAGATCAAGCAAATGAAATGGGAAAAAGAGAGACTTCTTGAAGATATGCAAAGAGAGCAGGCATTGGTGAACCATGTAAAGAGCAAATATGATTCAAAAAAGCAAGAATTCGTCAAGTTCATAGCTCAAAGCTCACATAGTCCATTTCAG
- the LOC122665319 gene encoding protein DEFECTIVE IN MERISTEM SILENCING 3-like isoform X1, with translation MFQPNHQFLISPRALNPVERNDPFVIAESETQKEEFRKVEFVLTYSKELQDDLQNLGLRIKHHEENIKFLKNYTKSLDKSILDIHGTLGKYHSSEVKNENENSNHFQTEDTIEQILRHEKSAAALLYLLKTRHGSQAPNLPFTKDVLGTVATLGRVDNDNLSRILSEYLGLETMLAIVCKTYEGVKAMELYDREGRINNSTGLHGLGSSMGRPMDGRFLVICLEDLRPYSGEFVADDPQRKISLLKPRLPNGECPTGFLGFAVNMIILDSANLSLLTGSGHGLRETLFYGLFSRLQVYRTRAEMLLAIPCISDGAVSLDGGIIRSNGIFYLGSRKDIEVRFPIGSGTTNLPLDYIQAEEKIKQMKWEKERLLEDMQREQALVNHVKSKYDSKKQEFVKFIAQSSHSPFQNQVPVGRDRSIIHR, from the exons ATGTTTCAGCCCAACCACCAG TTCTTGATTTCTCCGAGAGCATTGAATCCTGTGGAACGGAATGACCCCTTTGTGATAGCGGAGAGTGAAACACAGAAGGAAGAATTTCGTAAGGTGGAGTTCGTTTTAACCTATTCCAAG GAACTTCAGGATGATCTACAAAATTTAGGGCTGAGAATCAAACACCATGAAGAGAATATTAAATTTTTGAAGAACTACACAAAGAGCTTAGACAAATCAATTTTGGACATCCATG GTACTCTGGGGAAATACCATTCAAGTGAAGTTAAGAATGAAAATGAGAATAGCAACCACTTTCAAACTGAGGACACAATTGAACAGATACTACGGCATGAGAAATCTGCAGCTGCCTTATTATACCTGCTGAAAACTCGTCATGGGAGTCAGGCACCAAATCTACCCTTTACAAAGGATGTGTTGGGTACTGTAGCTACACTGGGCAGAGTAGATAATGATAACCTTAGTAG AATTCTGTCGGAGTATTTAGGTTTGGAGACTATGCTGGCAATCGTATGCAAGACATATGAAGGCGTTAAAGCTATGGAGTTGTATGACAGGGAAGGCAGGATCAATAACAGTACTGGTCTTCATGGACTTGGATCTTCAATGGGAAGGCCCATGGATGGCCGATTTCTAGTCATTTGTCTTGAAGATTTAAG GCCGTATTCTGGTGAGTTTGTAGCTGATGACCCGCAAAGGAAGATTTCTCTTCTGAAGCCAAGATTGCCAAATGGGGAGTGTCCAACTGGATTTCTTGGCTTTGCTGTGAATATGATCATTTTGGACAGTGCAAACTTATCTCTTCTCACTGGTAGTGGGCATGGCCTCAGGGAGACTCTATTCTATGGCCTTTTCTCACGGTTGCAAGTATATAGAACAAGAGCAGAAATGCTACTTGCTATCCCTTGCATTAGTGACGGTGCTGTCTCTTTGGATGGTGGAATCATTAGGAGCAATGGTATATTTTACCTGGGAAGTAG GAAAGACATAGAGGTGAGATTCCCAATAGGCTCTGGAACAACAAATCTTCCTCTGGACTACATACAAGCTGAGGAGAAGATCAAGCAAATGAAATGGGAAAAAGAGAGACTTCTTGAAGATATGCAAAGAGAGCAGGCATTGGTGAACCATGTAAAGAGCAAATATGATTCAAAAAAGCAAGAATTCGTCAAGTTCATAGCTCAAAGCTCACATAGTCCATTTCAG
- the LOC122665319 gene encoding protein DEFECTIVE IN MERISTEM SILENCING 3-like isoform X5: MFQPNHQFLISPRALNPVERNDPFVIAESETQKEEFRKVEFVLTYSKELQDDLQNLGLRIKHHEENIKFLKNYTKSLDKSILDIHGTLGKYHSSEVKNENENSNHFQTEDTIEQILRHEKSAAALLYLLKTRHGSQAPNLPFTKDVLGTVATLGRVDNDNLSRILSEYLGLETMLAIVCKTYEGVKAMELYDREGRINNSTGLHGLGSSMGRPMDGRFLVICLEDLRPYSGEFVADDPQRKISLLKPRLPNGECPTGFLGFAVNMIILDSANLSLLTGSGHGLRETLFYGLFSRLQVYRTRAEMLLAIPCISDGAVSLDGGIIRSNGIFYLGSRHRGEIPNRLWNNKSSSGLHTS; encoded by the exons ATGTTTCAGCCCAACCACCAG TTCTTGATTTCTCCGAGAGCATTGAATCCTGTGGAACGGAATGACCCCTTTGTGATAGCGGAGAGTGAAACACAGAAGGAAGAATTTCGTAAGGTGGAGTTCGTTTTAACCTATTCCAAG GAACTTCAGGATGATCTACAAAATTTAGGGCTGAGAATCAAACACCATGAAGAGAATATTAAATTTTTGAAGAACTACACAAAGAGCTTAGACAAATCAATTTTGGACATCCATG GTACTCTGGGGAAATACCATTCAAGTGAAGTTAAGAATGAAAATGAGAATAGCAACCACTTTCAAACTGAGGACACAATTGAACAGATACTACGGCATGAGAAATCTGCAGCTGCCTTATTATACCTGCTGAAAACTCGTCATGGGAGTCAGGCACCAAATCTACCCTTTACAAAGGATGTGTTGGGTACTGTAGCTACACTGGGCAGAGTAGATAATGATAACCTTAGTAG AATTCTGTCGGAGTATTTAGGTTTGGAGACTATGCTGGCAATCGTATGCAAGACATATGAAGGCGTTAAAGCTATGGAGTTGTATGACAGGGAAGGCAGGATCAATAACAGTACTGGTCTTCATGGACTTGGATCTTCAATGGGAAGGCCCATGGATGGCCGATTTCTAGTCATTTGTCTTGAAGATTTAAG GCCGTATTCTGGTGAGTTTGTAGCTGATGACCCGCAAAGGAAGATTTCTCTTCTGAAGCCAAGATTGCCAAATGGGGAGTGTCCAACTGGATTTCTTGGCTTTGCTGTGAATATGATCATTTTGGACAGTGCAAACTTATCTCTTCTCACTGGTAGTGGGCATGGCCTCAGGGAGACTCTATTCTATGGCCTTTTCTCACGGTTGCAAGTATATAGAACAAGAGCAGAAATGCTACTTGCTATCCCTTGCATTAGTGACGGTGCTGTCTCTTTGGATGGTGGAATCATTAGGAGCAATGGTATATTTTACCTGGGAAGTAG ACATAGAGGTGAGATTCCCAATAGGCTCTGGAACAACAAATCTTCCTCTGGACTACATACAAGCTGA
- the LOC122665319 gene encoding protein DEFECTIVE IN MERISTEM SILENCING 3-like isoform X3, with the protein MFQPNHQFLISPRALNPVERNDPFVIAESETQKEEFRKVEFVLTYSKELQDDLQNLGLRIKHHEENIKFLKNYTKSLDKSILDIHGTLGKYHSSEVKNENENSNHFQTEDTIEQILRHEKSAAALLYLLKTRHGSQAPNLPFTKDVLGTVATLGRVDNDNLSRILSEYLGLETMLAIVCKTYEGVKAMELYDREGRINNSTGLHGLGSSMGRPMDGRFLVICLEDLRPYSGEFVADDPQRKISLLKPRLPNGECPTGFLGFAVNMIILDSANLSLLTGSGHGLRETLFYGLFSRLQVYRTRAEMLLAIPCISDGAVSLDGGIIRSNGIFYLGSRKDIEVRFPIGSGTTNLPLDYIQAEEKIKQMKWEKERLLEDMQREQALVNHVKSKYDSKKQEFVKFIAQSSHSPFQFVPLNL; encoded by the exons ATGTTTCAGCCCAACCACCAG TTCTTGATTTCTCCGAGAGCATTGAATCCTGTGGAACGGAATGACCCCTTTGTGATAGCGGAGAGTGAAACACAGAAGGAAGAATTTCGTAAGGTGGAGTTCGTTTTAACCTATTCCAAG GAACTTCAGGATGATCTACAAAATTTAGGGCTGAGAATCAAACACCATGAAGAGAATATTAAATTTTTGAAGAACTACACAAAGAGCTTAGACAAATCAATTTTGGACATCCATG GTACTCTGGGGAAATACCATTCAAGTGAAGTTAAGAATGAAAATGAGAATAGCAACCACTTTCAAACTGAGGACACAATTGAACAGATACTACGGCATGAGAAATCTGCAGCTGCCTTATTATACCTGCTGAAAACTCGTCATGGGAGTCAGGCACCAAATCTACCCTTTACAAAGGATGTGTTGGGTACTGTAGCTACACTGGGCAGAGTAGATAATGATAACCTTAGTAG AATTCTGTCGGAGTATTTAGGTTTGGAGACTATGCTGGCAATCGTATGCAAGACATATGAAGGCGTTAAAGCTATGGAGTTGTATGACAGGGAAGGCAGGATCAATAACAGTACTGGTCTTCATGGACTTGGATCTTCAATGGGAAGGCCCATGGATGGCCGATTTCTAGTCATTTGTCTTGAAGATTTAAG GCCGTATTCTGGTGAGTTTGTAGCTGATGACCCGCAAAGGAAGATTTCTCTTCTGAAGCCAAGATTGCCAAATGGGGAGTGTCCAACTGGATTTCTTGGCTTTGCTGTGAATATGATCATTTTGGACAGTGCAAACTTATCTCTTCTCACTGGTAGTGGGCATGGCCTCAGGGAGACTCTATTCTATGGCCTTTTCTCACGGTTGCAAGTATATAGAACAAGAGCAGAAATGCTACTTGCTATCCCTTGCATTAGTGACGGTGCTGTCTCTTTGGATGGTGGAATCATTAGGAGCAATGGTATATTTTACCTGGGAAGTAG GAAAGACATAGAGGTGAGATTCCCAATAGGCTCTGGAACAACAAATCTTCCTCTGGACTACATACAAGCTGAGGAGAAGATCAAGCAAATGAAATGGGAAAAAGAGAGACTTCTTGAAGATATGCAAAGAGAGCAGGCATTGGTGAACCATGTAAAGAGCAAATATGATTCAAAAAAGCAAGAATTCGTCAAGTTCATAGCTCAAAGCTCACATAGTCCATTTCAG